A stretch of Pogona vitticeps strain Pit_001003342236 chromosome 5, PviZW2.1, whole genome shotgun sequence DNA encodes these proteins:
- the TRMT9B gene encoding putative tRNA methyltransferase 9B isoform X2 encodes MEHEASQLEKQHVHNVYESTAIYFNDLQGKAWPRVRQFLLEQEPGSLIADIGCGTGKYLDVNSQVYNLGCDYCGPLVEIARDKGCEVMVCDNLNLPFRSHCFNAIISVGVIHHFSTKQRRIKAIKEMARVLVPGGQMMIYVWAMEQKNRHFEKQDVFVPWNKALCSRLLSESSKAGQKSDFAYTVKSQSVHSHHLMGSKYSYPITLDQKHPRRTDGCLTKACCVKISEEEENRFYSALGRSVRSWFSSRSLDESAFIKPNEKVEPLKNTVGWTNSTVSVQPSRHCSLDLGCQGSLLKGQQLEDYDEVFMKHMACKKLEWLAASRSLTEFNGQPPALIQSHKGETAFLSGPIEHTNNGYIHVGNTCSFAGKHVRRTSSSSSESVVNAALAVGNQAAHGQDPKAFMRYYHVFREGELFSLLEENVPEVNILSSSYDHGNWYIIVKKAEGQQQK; translated from the exons ATGGAACATGAGGCTTCCCAGCTAGAAAAGCAGCATGTACATAATGTCTATGAGAGCACAGCCATATATTTCAATGACTTGCAAGGCAAAGCATGGCCTCGTGTTCGGCAGTTTCTACTGGAGCAAGAACCTGGCAGTCTTATTGCTGATATAG GTTGTGGGACTGGAAAATATCTTGATGTCAACAGCCAGGTATATAATCTTGGATGTGATTATTGTGGCCCTTTGGTTGAGATTGCAAGAGATAAAGGTTGTGAAGTGATGGTCTGTGACAATCTGAATCTCCCCTTTCGGAGCCACTGCTTCAATGCAATCATCTCAGTGGGAG TGATTCACCATTTCTCCACAAAGCAAAGACGAATCAAAGCAATAAAAGAAATGGCCAGGGTGCTCGTACCTGGAGGCCAGATGATGATTTATGTCTGGGCTATGGAACAAAAGAATCGACACTTTGAGAAACAAGATGTGTTTGTTCCATGGAACAAAGCCTTGTGCTCCCGGCTGCTTTCTGAATCCAGTAAGGCTGGGCAGAAATCTGATTTTGCATATACTGTAAAATCTCAGAGTGTACATTCACACCATTTAATGGGTTCCAAATACAGTTATCCTATTACCCTTGATCAGAAGCATCCCCGAAGAACTGATGGCTGCTTAACCAAAGCCTGTTGTGTGAAAatttctgaagaggaagaaaaccgaTTTTATAGCGCCCTTGGGAGATCTGTTCGTTCCTGGTTTTCCTCCAGATCCCTGGATGAATCTGCCTTTATAAAGCCAAATGAGAAGGTGGAGCCTTTGAAGAACACAGTTGGATGGACAAATAGCACTGTATCTGTTCAGCCATCACGCCACTGCAGTTTAGACTTGGGTTGCCAAGGGTCCTTGCTGAAAGGGCAGCAGTTAGAAGACTATGATGAAGTTTTCATGAAGCATATGGCTTGCAAAAAATTGGAGTGGCTAGCAGCCTCAAGGTCACTGACAGAATTTAATGGTCAGCCACCTGCATTAATCCAGAGCCACAAAGGAGAAACTGCATTTTTGAGTGGTCCGATAGAACACACAAACAATGGCTATATCCATGTAGGCAATACTTGCTCTTTTGCAGGGAAACATGTTAGAAGGACTTCTTCTAGCTCCAGTGAATCTGTTGTAAATGCTGCTTTGGCTGTGGGAAACCAGGCTGCTCATGGACAGGATCCAAAAGCCTTCATGCGGTACTACCATGTTTTTCGAGAAGGGGAGTTGTTCTCTCTGCTTGAAGAAAATGTGCCTGAAGTCAACATACTGAGTTCAAGCTATGATCATGGTAATTGGTACATTATTGTGAAGAAAGCGGAGGGACAACAGCAGAAATAG
- the TRMT9B gene encoding putative tRNA methyltransferase 9B isoform X1, producing MYNWSTIYCRMEHEASQLEKQHVHNVYESTAIYFNDLQGKAWPRVRQFLLEQEPGSLIADIGCGTGKYLDVNSQVYNLGCDYCGPLVEIARDKGCEVMVCDNLNLPFRSHCFNAIISVGVIHHFSTKQRRIKAIKEMARVLVPGGQMMIYVWAMEQKNRHFEKQDVFVPWNKALCSRLLSESSKAGQKSDFAYTVKSQSVHSHHLMGSKYSYPITLDQKHPRRTDGCLTKACCVKISEEEENRFYSALGRSVRSWFSSRSLDESAFIKPNEKVEPLKNTVGWTNSTVSVQPSRHCSLDLGCQGSLLKGQQLEDYDEVFMKHMACKKLEWLAASRSLTEFNGQPPALIQSHKGETAFLSGPIEHTNNGYIHVGNTCSFAGKHVRRTSSSSSESVVNAALAVGNQAAHGQDPKAFMRYYHVFREGELFSLLEENVPEVNILSSSYDHGNWYIIVKKAEGQQQK from the exons ATGTATAATTGGTCTACCATTTATTGCAGGATGGAACATGAGGCTTCCCAGCTAGAAAAGCAGCATGTACATAATGTCTATGAGAGCACAGCCATATATTTCAATGACTTGCAAGGCAAAGCATGGCCTCGTGTTCGGCAGTTTCTACTGGAGCAAGAACCTGGCAGTCTTATTGCTGATATAG GTTGTGGGACTGGAAAATATCTTGATGTCAACAGCCAGGTATATAATCTTGGATGTGATTATTGTGGCCCTTTGGTTGAGATTGCAAGAGATAAAGGTTGTGAAGTGATGGTCTGTGACAATCTGAATCTCCCCTTTCGGAGCCACTGCTTCAATGCAATCATCTCAGTGGGAG TGATTCACCATTTCTCCACAAAGCAAAGACGAATCAAAGCAATAAAAGAAATGGCCAGGGTGCTCGTACCTGGAGGCCAGATGATGATTTATGTCTGGGCTATGGAACAAAAGAATCGACACTTTGAGAAACAAGATGTGTTTGTTCCATGGAACAAAGCCTTGTGCTCCCGGCTGCTTTCTGAATCCAGTAAGGCTGGGCAGAAATCTGATTTTGCATATACTGTAAAATCTCAGAGTGTACATTCACACCATTTAATGGGTTCCAAATACAGTTATCCTATTACCCTTGATCAGAAGCATCCCCGAAGAACTGATGGCTGCTTAACCAAAGCCTGTTGTGTGAAAatttctgaagaggaagaaaaccgaTTTTATAGCGCCCTTGGGAGATCTGTTCGTTCCTGGTTTTCCTCCAGATCCCTGGATGAATCTGCCTTTATAAAGCCAAATGAGAAGGTGGAGCCTTTGAAGAACACAGTTGGATGGACAAATAGCACTGTATCTGTTCAGCCATCACGCCACTGCAGTTTAGACTTGGGTTGCCAAGGGTCCTTGCTGAAAGGGCAGCAGTTAGAAGACTATGATGAAGTTTTCATGAAGCATATGGCTTGCAAAAAATTGGAGTGGCTAGCAGCCTCAAGGTCACTGACAGAATTTAATGGTCAGCCACCTGCATTAATCCAGAGCCACAAAGGAGAAACTGCATTTTTGAGTGGTCCGATAGAACACACAAACAATGGCTATATCCATGTAGGCAATACTTGCTCTTTTGCAGGGAAACATGTTAGAAGGACTTCTTCTAGCTCCAGTGAATCTGTTGTAAATGCTGCTTTGGCTGTGGGAAACCAGGCTGCTCATGGACAGGATCCAAAAGCCTTCATGCGGTACTACCATGTTTTTCGAGAAGGGGAGTTGTTCTCTCTGCTTGAAGAAAATGTGCCTGAAGTCAACATACTGAGTTCAAGCTATGATCATGGTAATTGGTACATTATTGTGAAGAAAGCGGAGGGACAACAGCAGAAATAG